A genomic segment from Bos taurus isolate L1 Dominette 01449 registration number 42190680 breed Hereford chromosome 1, ARS-UCD2.0, whole genome shotgun sequence encodes:
- the LOC101904627 gene encoding transmembrane protein 230-like, with translation MPSHTNLATGIPSSKVKYSRLSCTDDGYIDLQFKKSPPKIPYKAIALTTVLFFIGAFLIIIGSLLLAGCIGKEGADRAFPVLIIGILVFLPGFYPCYWGYSCNDVPDFDD, from the coding sequence ATGCCGTCTCACACCAACCTGGCTACTGGAATTCCCAGTAGCAAAGTGAAATACTCAAGACTCTCTTGTACAGATGATGGCTACATTGACCTTCAGTTTAAGAAAAGCCCGCCAAAGATCCCATATAAGGCCATTGCGCTTACAACAGTGCTGTTTTTCATTGGTGCCTTTCTCATTATTATAGGCTCCCTCCTGCTGGCAGGGTGTATCGGCAAAGAGGGAGCAGACCGGGCCTTTCCTGTCCTGATCATTGGCATCCTGGTGTTCCTGCCAGGATTTTACCCCTGCTACTGGGGATACTCCTGCAATGATGTTCCAGACTTTGATGACTAG